A region of Ochotona princeps isolate mOchPri1 chromosome 2, mOchPri1.hap1, whole genome shotgun sequence DNA encodes the following proteins:
- the PIGC gene encoding phosphatidylinositol N-acetylglucosaminyltransferase subunit C, whose translation MCAQPVTNTEEVRWQKVLYERQPFPDNYVDRRFLEELRKNIYARKYQYWAVVFESSVVVQQLCSVCVFVVIWWYMDEGLLAPHWLFGTGLASSLVGYILFDLVDGGEGRKKSGRTRWADLKSALVFITFTYGFSPVLKTLTESVSTDTIYAMAVFMLLGHLIFFDYGANAAIVSSTLSLNMAIFASVCLASRLPRSLHAFIMVTFAIQMFALWPMLQKKLKACTPRSYVGVTLLFALSALGGLLSISVVGAILFALLLVSISCLCPFYLIRLQLFKENIHGPWDEAEIKEDLSRFLS comes from the coding sequence ATGTGTGCCCAGCCTGTGACTAACACCGAGGAGGTCAGGTGGCAGAAGGTCTTATATGAACGACAGCCCTTCCCTGATAACTACGTGGACCGCAGGTTCTTGGAAGAGCTCCGGAAGAACATCTATGCCCGCAAGTACCAGTACTGGGCGGTGGTGTTTGAGTCCAGCGTGGTGGTCCAGCAGCTGTGCAGCGTCTGTGTTTTTGTGGTTATTTGGTGGTACATGGACGAGGGTCTTCTGGCACCCCATTGGCTGTTTGGGACTGGCCTGGCCTCTTCACTGGTGGGGTACATTTTGTTCGATCTCGTTGATGGAGGTGAAGGACGGAAGAAGAGTGGGCGGACCCGGTGGGCTGACTTGAAGAGCGCTCTTGTCTTCATTACCTTCACGTATGGGTTTTCACCAGTCCTGAAGACCCTAACCGAGTCGGTCAGCACTGACACCATCTACGCCATGGCGGTCTTCATGCTCCTGGGCCACCTCATCTTCTTTGACTACGGTGCCAACGCTGCCATTGTGTCCAGCACACTGTCCTTGAACATGGCCATCTTTGCTTCTGTGTGCCTGGCCTCACGCCTTCCGCGGTCTCTGCATGCCTTCATCATGGTGACATTTGCCATCCAGATGTTTGCCCTGTGGCCCATGTTGCAGAAGAAGCTGAAGGCTTGTACTCCCCGCAGTTACGTGGGGGTCACGCTGCTGTTTGCACTGTCCGCCCTGGGGGGCCTGCTGTCCATTAGTGTGGTGGGAGCCATACTCTTTGcccttctgctggtttccatCTCATGTCTCTGCCCTTTCTACCTCATTCGCCTGCAGCTTTTTAAGGAGAACATTCACGGGCCTTGGGATGAAGCTGAAATCAAAGAAGACTTGTCCAGGTTCCTCAGCTAA